From Dreissena polymorpha isolate Duluth1 chromosome 15, UMN_Dpol_1.0, whole genome shotgun sequence, a single genomic window includes:
- the LOC127859396 gene encoding membrane progestin receptor gamma-like: MFVAGATGLGGPLYHREQMPEDFHESFIDKGYRSPKSSPFQCVLSVFDTTNETLNFWTHFLPSWYFMWVIRDLSDTLDFRHDSFTWPLLAYLCMCCIYPLASSVAHTFNTMSDNARHICFFLDYSAISASAFAVAIAYRAYSFPDELRFTFPGDWFVPAAFINSLFCILVSCKTRLMPHSITRKIMRISALGWPCVFSTFPLTYRLLSGTLCEMTLTSTYYHAVSILMMYVAGFLYGTHFPERLFPGRFDIIGHSHQLFHMCTILGTMNQIQAILYDMKEKKRDLIENWEFKSASTSIGLVGFILMVNTVIVAVYSVILYTKKTKSA; encoded by the coding sequence ATGTTTGTGGCAGGAGCGACAGGTCTAGGGGGCCCACTGTACCACAGGGAACAAATGCCAGAAGATTTCCACGAGTCGTTCATCGACAAGGGATACAGGAGTCCCAAGAGTTCGCCATTTCAATGCGTCTTGAGCGTATTTGACACCACGAACGAGACTCTTAACTTCTGGACCCATTTCCTGCCGTCCTGGTACTTCATGTGGGTGATACGTGACCTTTCTGACACCTTGGACTTCCGACACGACAGTTTCACTTGGCCCTTGTTAGCTTACCTCTGCATGTGCTGCATATATCCCCTTGCCAGCTCCGTTGCCCACACCTTCAATACGATGTCCGACAATGCGCGGCACATCTGCTTCTTTTTGGACTACAGCGCAATCTCTGCATCGGCTTTTGCGGTGGCCATCGCATATAGAGCGTACAGTTTCCCTGATGAACTTAGGTTTACATTCCCTGGAGACTGGTTCGTACCGGCAGCCTTCATAAATTCCTTGTTTTGTATCCTGGTTTCATGCAAAACCAGATTAATGCCGCATAGTATCACTAGAAAAATCATGCGAATAAGCGCTCTCGGCTGGCCGTGCGTATTTTCTACATTCCCTCTTACTTACCGCCTCCTGTCCGGAACACTATGtgagatgaccttgacctctacTTACTACCATGCCGTCAGTATCCTGATGATGTACGTCGCAGGCTTCCTATATGGGACGCATTTCCCGGAGCGACTGTTTCCCGGACGGTTTGACATCATCGGCCACAGCCACCAACTGTTCCACATGTGCACCATCCTGGGGACTATGAACCAGATCCAGGCAATCCTGTATGACATGAAGGAGAAGAAACGTGATTTAATAGAGAATTGGGAGTTTAAGTCAGCTAGCACTAGTATTGGCCTGGTTGGATTCATTTTGATGGTCAATACAGTAATTGTTGCAGTGTACTCTGTGATTTTGTATACGAAGAAGACGAAAAGTGCCTGA